The Streptomyces sp. HUAS CB01 genome has a segment encoding these proteins:
- a CDS encoding SpoIIE family protein phosphatase, translating to MRTPGLIGVPIRVREQLYGHLRPAATDPGDTVLLHTDGLVEHRARSIDDGMDQAARVAAALGGEPLADLCDELLTHREGAFHDDVAVFATRLTR from the coding sequence GTGCGGACGCCCGGACTGATCGGTGTGCCGATCCGGGTGCGCGAACAGCTCTACGGCCATCTCCGCCCGGCCGCCACGGACCCGGGTGACACCGTGCTGCTGCACACCGACGGACTGGTGGAGCACCGGGCCCGGTCCATCGACGACGGCATGGACCAGGCGGCCCGGGTCGCCGCCGCACTCGGCGGTGAGCCGCTCGCGGACCTCTGCGACGAACTGCTCACCCACCGCGAAGGTGCCTTCCACGACGATGTCGCCGTGTTCGCCACCCGCCTGACGCGGTGA
- a CDS encoding response regulator: protein MTSPARILLADDHALVRHGVKLILDNEPDLTVVAEADDGAEAVAQARSTDIDLAILDIAMPRQTGLQAARELSRLRPELRILILTMYDNEQYFFEALRAGASGYVLKSVADRDLVAACRAAIRDEPFIYPGAETTLIRKYLDRARQGDALPAKPITEREEEILKLVAEGHTSKEIGDILFISAKTVERHRANLLQKLGLRDRLELTRYAIRVGLIEP, encoded by the coding sequence ATGACCTCACCGGCTCGCATTCTGCTTGCCGACGACCACGCCCTCGTACGCCACGGGGTGAAGCTCATCCTCGACAACGAACCGGACCTGACCGTCGTGGCCGAGGCCGACGACGGCGCCGAGGCCGTCGCCCAGGCCCGCTCCACGGACATCGACCTGGCCATCCTGGACATCGCGATGCCGCGCCAGACCGGGCTCCAGGCGGCCCGCGAGCTGTCCCGCCTCCGGCCGGAGCTGCGCATCCTGATCCTGACCATGTACGACAACGAGCAGTACTTCTTCGAGGCCCTCAGGGCCGGGGCCAGCGGATACGTCCTCAAGTCCGTGGCGGACCGGGACCTGGTCGCCGCCTGCCGGGCGGCCATCCGGGACGAGCCGTTCATCTACCCCGGTGCCGAGACGACGCTCATCCGCAAGTACCTCGACCGGGCCCGGCAGGGCGACGCGCTCCCGGCGAAGCCCATCACCGAGCGGGAGGAGGAGATCCTCAAGCTCGTCGCGGAGGGACACACCTCGAAGGAGATCGGCGACATCCTCTTCATCAGCGCCAAGACGGTCGAGCGCCATCGGGCCAACCTGCTCCAGAAGCTCGGGCTGCGCGACCGGCTGGAGCTCACGCGGTACGCGATCCGCGTGGGACTGATCGAGCCCTGA
- a CDS encoding transglycosylase SLT domain-containing protein: MTVRTQTTTGRIARLRKLSVAGIATAGAAAAALTLASSPAHAVEQASASVAAGKAVAAEAPAKKAKKEKKQYKDNLDGWIREALDVMKSEDIPGSYEGLHRNIMRESGGNPNAQNNWDVNAQNGTPSKGLLQVIQPTFDAYHVKGTKHDVTDPVANLTAAANYAADRYGSIDNVDSAY; encoded by the coding sequence ATGACCGTTCGCACGCAGACCACCACCGGCCGCATCGCCCGTCTCCGCAAGCTCTCCGTCGCCGGCATCGCCACCGCGGGTGCCGCGGCTGCGGCCCTCACGCTGGCCTCGTCGCCGGCGCACGCCGTCGAGCAGGCTTCGGCGAGCGTCGCGGCCGGGAAGGCTGTGGCGGCCGAGGCTCCGGCGAAGAAGGCGAAGAAGGAAAAGAAGCAGTACAAGGACAACCTCGACGGCTGGATCCGTGAGGCCCTGGACGTCATGAAGTCCGAGGACATCCCGGGCAGCTACGAGGGTCTGCACCGCAACATCATGCGCGAGTCCGGCGGCAACCCGAACGCGCAGAACAACTGGGACGTCAACGCCCAGAACGGCACCCCGTCCAAGGGTCTGCTGCAGGTCATCCAGCCCACCTTCGACGCCTACCACGTCAAGGGCACCAAGCACGACGTGACCGACCCGGTCGCCAACCTCACCGCGGCCGCCAACTACGCCGCCGACCGCTACGGCTCCATCGACAACGTCGACTCCGCCTACTGA
- a CDS encoding cation:proton antiporter regulatory subunit, with the protein MSTTPLPGIGVQYDLTTREHRHLSVIAHRDGTRTVNVYRADDPDACAQSLHLSPAETASLIDALMPDHHSPNVLHTTDLGLVAERIELSAHSHWNGRVLGDMRMRTETGASVVAVLRRAEAIPSPTPDFRLAGGDTLIVIGTREGIEAAAAILGRE; encoded by the coding sequence ATGAGCACCACGCCACTGCCCGGCATCGGTGTCCAGTACGACCTCACCACGCGTGAACACCGTCATCTGTCGGTGATCGCGCATCGGGACGGCACCCGGACGGTGAACGTCTACCGGGCCGACGACCCCGACGCCTGCGCCCAGTCCCTGCACCTCTCGCCGGCGGAGACGGCGTCGCTCATCGACGCGCTGATGCCGGACCACCACAGCCCGAACGTGCTGCACACCACGGACCTCGGCCTCGTCGCCGAGCGCATCGAGCTGTCCGCCCACTCGCACTGGAACGGCCGGGTGCTCGGCGACATGCGGATGCGGACGGAGACGGGAGCGTCCGTGGTCGCCGTGCTGCGCAGGGCGGAGGCCATCCCGTCGCCCACCCCCGACTTCCGGCTCGCCGGCGGCGACACCCTGATCGTCATCGGTACCCGTGAGGGCATCGAGGCGGCAGCGGCCATCCTCGGACGGGAGTGA
- a CDS encoding Rrf2 family transcriptional regulator encodes MRAALYPAAAGEDARGRPRRSPPAGHPAHVAGRHPGGLRRAGPVTGRRGGRGGYGLARPADTVGVADVIRAVDGPLVSVRGMPPAELSYPAPAEAPLPLWIAPRVNVRRILGEVPRRRRRLGVARGTPRPRRRPRGVDRSLTPGQEQARGRFGVVSRPPCETSPGMGAGPLDVPTGAPDTPRQDSPVNGWEMTGRPEPADSGASCVRLRSPLLTSRRHIDLQRVCSAAHHLS; translated from the coding sequence GTGCGCGCGGCGCTCTACCCGGCCGCGGCCGGGGAGGACGCCCGGGGGAGGCCGAGGCGATCGCCGCCGGCAGGGCATCCCGCACACGTTGCTGGAAGGCATCCGGGAGGTCTGCGCCGGGCCGGCCCGGTGACCGGCAGGCGCGGCGGCCGCGGAGGGTACGGGCTCGCCCGGCCCGCAGACACCGTCGGCGTCGCCGATGTGATCCGCGCCGTCGACGGGCCCCTCGTGTCCGTGCGCGGGATGCCCCCGGCCGAACTCTCGTACCCGGCACCGGCGGAGGCACCGCTGCCGTTGTGGATCGCCCCGCGCGTCAACGTGCGCAGGATCCTCGGCGAGGTCCCTCGCCGACGTCGCCGCCTCGGAGTTGCGCGGGGAACTCCTCGGCCTCGTCGCCGACCCCGGGGCGTGGACCGATCCCTGACGCCCGGTCAAGAGCAGGCCCGGGGCCGTTTCGGAGTCGTGTCCCGTCCACCGTGTGAGACGTCCCCCGGGATGGGAGCAGGCCCCCTTGACGTGCCTACCGGGGCGCCGGACACTCCCAGGCAGGATTCCCCAGTGAACGGGTGGGAAATGACAGGGCGCCCGGAGCCGGCCGACAGCGGTGCTTCGTGCGTCCGCCTGCGCTCCCCCCTGCTGACCTCCCGCCGCCACATCGATCTGCAGCGTGTCTGCAGTGCGGCGCACCACCTGTCCTGA
- a CDS encoding cation:proton antiporter — protein MHSALFLIEFGAIILGLGLLGRFAGRLRFSPIPLYLLAGLAFGEGGLLPLGASEEFVAIGAEIGVILLLLMLGLEYTASDLVSNLKTQYPAGLVDFTLNAVPGAVAALLLGWGPVAAVVLAGVTWISSSGVIAKVMGDLGRIGNRETPVILSILVLEDLAMAVYLPIVTALLAGVSLAAGSLTLAIALGVAGAVLFVAVRYGRVISRFVSSDDPEKLLLVVLGLTLLVAGIAQQLQVSAAVGAFLVGIALSGEVAEGAHTLLSPLRDLFAAVFFVFFGLHTDPASIPPVILPALALAVVTACTKVATGYWAAKRAGVGVKGRWRAGGTLVARGEFSIVIAGLAVTAGIEPALGPLATAYVLVLVVIGPLTARYTEPLATRLTGRGKPAGTAPAVRQTPEPSTDGPARDADAEREVLSERDAVDRA, from the coding sequence GTGCACTCCGCCCTCTTCCTGATCGAGTTCGGTGCGATCATCCTCGGCCTCGGACTCCTGGGCCGTTTCGCCGGCCGCCTCCGCTTCTCCCCGATCCCGCTCTACCTGCTCGCCGGTCTCGCCTTCGGCGAGGGCGGACTCCTTCCGCTGGGAGCGAGCGAGGAGTTCGTCGCGATCGGCGCCGAGATCGGCGTCATCCTGCTGCTGCTGATGCTGGGTCTGGAGTACACGGCCAGCGACCTGGTGTCCAACCTCAAGACCCAATATCCGGCCGGCCTGGTCGACTTCACCCTCAACGCCGTGCCCGGTGCCGTCGCGGCGCTGCTGCTCGGGTGGGGGCCGGTGGCGGCGGTGGTCCTCGCCGGCGTCACCTGGATCTCGTCCTCCGGAGTCATCGCCAAGGTCATGGGCGACCTCGGACGGATCGGCAACCGCGAGACGCCCGTCATCCTGAGCATCCTCGTCCTCGAGGACCTCGCCATGGCGGTCTATCTGCCGATCGTCACCGCCCTGCTGGCCGGTGTGAGCCTCGCCGCGGGCAGCCTCACCCTCGCGATCGCCCTCGGCGTGGCCGGAGCGGTGCTGTTCGTGGCCGTGCGCTACGGCAGGGTCATCTCGCGCTTCGTCTCCAGCGACGACCCCGAGAAGCTGCTGCTGGTCGTGCTGGGGCTGACCCTGCTCGTCGCGGGCATCGCCCAGCAACTGCAGGTCTCCGCGGCGGTCGGCGCGTTCCTCGTGGGCATCGCCCTGTCCGGGGAGGTCGCGGAGGGCGCCCACACGCTCCTCAGCCCGCTGCGGGACCTGTTCGCGGCCGTGTTCTTCGTCTTCTTCGGCCTGCACACCGACCCCGCCAGCATTCCGCCGGTCATCCTGCCCGCGCTCGCCCTCGCCGTCGTCACGGCCTGTACGAAGGTCGCGACCGGGTACTGGGCCGCCAAGCGGGCCGGCGTCGGCGTCAAGGGCCGCTGGCGCGCCGGCGGCACCCTGGTCGCGCGCGGTGAGTTCTCCATCGTCATCGCGGGCCTCGCCGTCACCGCCGGCATCGAGCCGGCCCTGGGCCCGCTCGCCACGGCGTACGTCCTCGTCCTCGTCGTCATCGGCCCCCTCACCGCCCGCTACACCGAGCCCCTCGCCACCCGCCTCACCGGGCGCGGCAAGCCGGCGGGGACGGCCCCTGCGGTACGGCAGACACCGGAACCCTCCACGGACGGCCCCGCCCGCGACGCGGACGCAGAGCGGGAGGTGCTGTCGGAGCGGGACGCGGTGGACCGCGCCTGA
- a CDS encoding glutathione S-transferase C-terminal domain-containing protein — MSATPSSITPSVPSTSSFRGRIGCDARSGHYPVPRRYRLHLSPACPHCLRIAVTHSLLGLHDVLPVVHLPAVPDGPDGGHAALRPLYEASAHHYAGPAAAPVLSDDWTGRIVSTYTPDILRDLALHFGGQGRGRVALHPPGTETGAEAVERLCETVAEAAQSAGRPGGDAAARGTALGSLIGALGSLEELLGFRLCVLGDEPTAADALLWVTLVRLDTVDRWHLDAAAVHRIAGHPRLWAYARRLAGHRAFGPHLDLDGIARRHHAQCRGLEAAGAAVQILDWAAHLPRGNPSRPH, encoded by the coding sequence ATGTCCGCAACCCCTTCGAGCATCACGCCGTCCGTCCCGTCCACCTCGTCGTTCCGGGGCCGGATCGGCTGCGACGCGCGCAGTGGGCACTACCCCGTGCCCCGCCGCTACCGGCTCCATCTGTCGCCGGCCTGCCCGCACTGTCTGCGGATCGCCGTGACCCACTCCCTGCTCGGCCTCCACGACGTCCTTCCGGTGGTGCACCTGCCCGCCGTGCCCGACGGGCCGGACGGGGGCCACGCCGCGCTGCGGCCCCTGTACGAGGCCAGTGCCCACCACTACGCCGGTCCCGCCGCCGCGCCCGTGCTCAGTGACGACTGGACGGGCCGGATCGTCAGCACGTACACCCCCGACATCCTGCGGGACCTCGCACTGCACTTCGGCGGACAGGGCCGCGGGCGGGTCGCGCTGCATCCGCCGGGTACGGAGACCGGGGCCGAGGCCGTCGAACGGCTCTGCGAGACCGTGGCCGAGGCCGCGCAGTCCGCCGGGCGGCCCGGTGGTGACGCTGCCGCGCGCGGGACCGCCCTCGGCTCCCTGATCGGTGCTCTCGGCTCACTGGAGGAGCTGCTCGGTTTCCGGCTCTGCGTCCTCGGCGACGAACCGACCGCCGCCGACGCGCTGTTGTGGGTGACCCTGGTGAGGCTGGACACCGTGGACCGCTGGCACCTCGACGCCGCGGCGGTGCACCGGATCGCCGGACATCCGCGGTTGTGGGCGTACGCTCGGCGGTTGGCCGGCCACCGGGCGTTCGGCCCCCATCTCGACCTCGACGGCATCGCCCGCAGGCACCACGCCCAGTGCCGTGGTCTGGAGGCGGCCGGGGCGGCCGTCCAGATCCTCGACTGGGCGGCACACCTGCCCCGCGGGAACCCGTCCCGGCCCCACTGA
- a CDS encoding MarR family winged helix-turn-helix transcriptional regulator, with the protein MTVDDIAAVTAADSDPLDRLGFLLARNGAIANSRVHHALGSCGLAVRQGTTLMLLGTSGFMSQRALAATLEVDPSILVGVLNDLESAHLVERRRDPSDRRRHIVAITEEGRCLLAKAHQAVTEVEEGLFADLTPEETTALRGLLARVRTSPRDPVCFEQ; encoded by the coding sequence ATGACAGTGGACGACATCGCGGCCGTCACGGCGGCCGACAGCGACCCCCTGGACCGGCTCGGATTCCTGCTGGCCCGGAACGGCGCCATTGCGAACAGCCGCGTCCACCACGCCCTCGGGTCCTGCGGCCTGGCCGTGCGCCAGGGCACGACGCTGATGCTGCTCGGCACGTCGGGATTCATGAGCCAGCGGGCTCTCGCCGCGACGCTCGAGGTGGACCCGAGCATCCTGGTCGGGGTCCTCAACGACCTGGAGTCCGCCCATCTCGTGGAACGCCGCAGGGACCCCTCGGACCGCCGGCGCCACATCGTGGCGATCACCGAGGAGGGCCGCTGCCTCCTGGCCAAGGCACATCAGGCCGTCACCGAGGTCGAGGAGGGACTCTTCGCCGACCTCACGCCGGAGGAGACCACCGCACTCCGCGGCCTGCTCGCACGGGTGCGCACCTCGCCGCGCGACCCCGTCTGCTTCGAGCAGTGA
- a CDS encoding cation:proton antiporter: MGHADTLLAMGGAFLAAAFLARVGSRIGLPTIPLFMLAGILLGPRTPGLVLVEDAHDFEMLSALGLVLLLFYLGLEFHLDDLRSGGRRLLAAGGTYLLLNVGAGLGFGFALGWGAREALVLAGVLGISSSAIVTKILIDTGRIGRPETRLILGVIVVEDIFLALYLAALQPVISGAEGITETILQASKAFGFLLLLAAAARYGTRLIGRLISVRDNELLVISFLGAAVLIAGISEVLGVADAIGAFMVGLILAGTPSGPRIRELVHPLRDAFAAIFFFAFGLAVDPGDIASVAGPVAAAVALTIAMNVAAGLLVARLHHHGPGPAADIATTLLARGEFALILAAMAASAGLDPRLAPFIAGYVLVLAVLGPVLAGRAHVLARVLRAAPALLPGRRRKGGRAAGEPEPPTQRQDAPATAGSVADSADGDPSEVGAEEPSPLPADAER, from the coding sequence GTGGGGCATGCTGACACCCTGCTCGCCATGGGCGGAGCCTTCCTGGCCGCCGCCTTCCTCGCTCGCGTCGGCAGCCGGATCGGTCTGCCGACGATCCCGCTCTTCATGCTCGCCGGCATCCTGCTGGGCCCCCGCACACCCGGGCTCGTCCTCGTCGAGGACGCACACGACTTCGAGATGCTGTCCGCGCTCGGCCTGGTGCTGCTGCTGTTCTACCTGGGCCTCGAGTTCCATCTCGACGACCTCAGGAGCGGCGGCAGACGTCTGCTCGCCGCCGGCGGCACCTATCTGCTGCTGAACGTCGGCGCGGGCCTCGGCTTCGGCTTCGCACTGGGCTGGGGGGCCAGGGAGGCGCTGGTACTCGCCGGAGTCCTCGGCATCTCGTCCTCCGCGATCGTGACGAAGATCCTCATCGACACGGGCCGCATAGGGCGGCCCGAGACCCGGCTGATCCTCGGCGTCATCGTCGTGGAGGACATCTTCCTGGCGCTGTACCTGGCCGCCCTGCAACCCGTCATCAGCGGCGCCGAGGGCATAACGGAAACGATTCTGCAGGCGTCCAAGGCCTTCGGGTTCCTCCTGCTGCTGGCCGCGGCCGCCCGATACGGCACCCGGTTGATCGGCCGGCTGATCTCGGTCCGCGACAACGAACTGCTGGTGATCAGCTTCCTCGGGGCCGCGGTCCTCATCGCCGGGATCTCCGAGGTCCTGGGAGTCGCCGACGCCATCGGCGCCTTCATGGTCGGCCTGATCCTCGCCGGCACCCCGTCGGGGCCGCGTATCCGTGAACTGGTGCATCCCCTGCGCGACGCGTTCGCCGCCATTTTCTTCTTCGCGTTCGGGCTCGCCGTCGACCCGGGGGACATCGCCTCCGTCGCCGGGCCGGTCGCCGCCGCGGTGGCTCTGACGATCGCGATGAACGTGGCCGCCGGTCTGCTCGTCGCCCGGCTCCACCACCACGGGCCGGGACCCGCCGCCGACATCGCCACGACGCTCCTCGCACGGGGGGAGTTCGCGCTGATCCTGGCCGCCATGGCCGCGAGCGCCGGCCTCGATCCCCGCCTGGCCCCGTTCATCGCCGGCTACGTCCTCGTCCTCGCCGTTCTGGGGCCGGTCCTCGCGGGACGCGCCCACGTGCTCGCCCGCGTCCTGCGGGCGGCCCCGGCCCTCCTGCCGGGACGCCGCCGGAAGGGCGGCCGCGCAGCCGGGGAGCCGGAGCCGCCGACGCAGAGGCAGGACGCCCCGGCCACGGCCGGGTCCGTCGCGGACTCCGCGGACGGGGACCCGTCGGAAGTCGGGGCCGAGGAGCCGTCGCCGCTGCCCGCCGACGCCGAGCGCTGA
- a CDS encoding mechanosensitive ion channel family protein, giving the protein MTRALTLHDLIVAGIALAAGTAAAVLLRVILRWLGVRAGRTRWSGDDIIVDGLRTIVPWAAVTGGAAVAASALPLTSRVGRNVTMTLTAVLILAATVTVARVVAGMVQALAQSRSGVAGSATIFVNITRVVVLAMGFLVMLETLGVSIAPLLTALGVGGLAVALALQDTLANLFAGVHILASRTVQPGHYIKLSSGEEGYVVDINWRNTVVRTLSDNLVIIPNTKLSGTNMTNYHRPEQQMSLNVQVGVGYDSDLEHVERVTIEVVKSVMAEVAGGLPDHEALVRFHTFGDSRIGFTVILGVGEFSDQYRIKHEFIKRLHKRYRSEGISVPAPRRIVSVHQTEVPQPELPIPGPRVATDAMTTPVNPTPPV; this is encoded by the coding sequence GTGACCCGGGCCCTCACACTGCACGACTTGATCGTCGCCGGTATCGCGCTGGCGGCCGGCACAGCGGCCGCCGTGCTGCTGCGGGTGATCCTGAGATGGCTCGGCGTCCGGGCCGGGAGAACGAGGTGGAGCGGCGACGACATCATCGTCGACGGCCTGCGGACGATCGTCCCCTGGGCCGCCGTGACCGGTGGCGCGGCGGTCGCCGCCTCCGCCCTCCCGCTGACGTCCAGGGTCGGACGCAACGTCACCATGACGCTGACGGCGGTGCTGATCCTGGCGGCGACCGTCACCGTCGCGCGGGTGGTGGCCGGGATGGTGCAGGCCCTGGCGCAGTCCAGGTCGGGAGTCGCCGGTTCGGCCACCATCTTCGTGAACATCACCCGCGTCGTCGTGCTGGCCATGGGCTTCCTGGTGATGCTGGAGACCCTGGGGGTCTCCATCGCGCCGCTGCTCACCGCGCTCGGTGTCGGCGGTCTGGCGGTGGCGCTGGCTCTCCAGGACACACTCGCCAATCTCTTCGCGGGCGTGCACATCCTCGCGTCCCGGACGGTACAGCCGGGGCACTACATCAAGCTCAGCAGCGGTGAGGAGGGCTACGTCGTCGACATCAACTGGCGCAACACCGTCGTGCGTACGCTCTCGGACAACCTCGTGATCATCCCCAACACGAAGCTGTCCGGCACCAACATGACCAACTACCACCGTCCCGAGCAGCAGATGTCGCTCAACGTGCAGGTGGGTGTCGGCTACGACAGCGACCTCGAGCACGTCGAGCGCGTCACGATCGAGGTGGTGAAGAGCGTGATGGCCGAGGTCGCGGGGGGCCTTCCCGACCATGAAGCCCTCGTACGTTTCCACACGTTCGGTGACTCCCGTATCGGGTTCACGGTGATCCTCGGGGTCGGTGAGTTCAGCGACCAGTACCGGATCAAGCACGAGTTCATCAAGCGGCTGCACAAGCGCTACCGGTCGGAGGGCATCAGTGTGCCCGCTCCCCGGCGCATCGTCTCCGTGCACCAGACGGAGGTCCCGCAGCCCGAGTTGCCGATCCCCGGTCCGCGCGTCGCCACGGACGCGATGACCACGCCGGTGAACCCGACCCCGCCGGTCTGA
- a CDS encoding DUF3040 domain-containing protein: MTRPGDETLHDLDERMRLSDRRFARGLDARHPCPPSECRRRPAWALLAAALALLVAGLVLPHGLMLAAGLVLAGMAAQFLTAPRHPAGRRRRPRPR, from the coding sequence ATGACGCGTCCAGGCGACGAGACCCTCCACGACCTCGACGAACGGATGCGGCTGAGCGACCGGCGCTTCGCCCGCGGTCTGGACGCAAGGCACCCCTGCCCACCGAGTGAGTGCCGGCGCCGGCCGGCGTGGGCGCTGCTCGCGGCCGCGCTCGCGCTGCTGGTCGCCGGACTGGTGCTGCCGCACGGCCTGATGCTCGCCGCGGGACTGGTGCTGGCCGGGATGGCGGCGCAGTTCCTCACCGCGCCGCGCCACCCGGCCGGGCGCCGGCGCCGTCCACGGCCCCGCTGA
- a CDS encoding HAMP domain-containing sensor histidine kinase: MSLYWRIFLLNAAVLVVAVLLLLGPVTVSTPVLLAEAAVIGAGLVAMLIANAVLLRIGLAPLQRLTRAMTTADLLRPGARPVVTGRGEMAELTKTFNSMLDRLEAERATSSGRVLSAQESERRRVAQELHDEIGQTLTAVLLQIKHAADRAEEPVRGDLHQAQETVRASLDEIRRIARRLRPGVLEELGLHSALRALAAEFTTPGLDVRLHIGPGLPSLDHVTELVFYRVAQEGLTNTARHSGAGQVELHLRTLPAGGVGLLVRDDGKGIGSAPEGAGIRGMRERALLIGADLTVGPGRNGGTEVRLDVTDPKGNAR, from the coding sequence ATGTCGCTGTACTGGCGGATCTTCCTCCTCAACGCCGCCGTGCTGGTCGTGGCGGTCCTGCTGCTCCTCGGACCGGTCACGGTCTCCACGCCCGTGCTGCTGGCCGAGGCGGCGGTCATCGGGGCGGGGCTGGTCGCCATGCTGATCGCCAACGCGGTCCTGCTGAGGATCGGGCTCGCTCCGCTGCAGCGGCTGACCCGCGCCATGACCACGGCCGATCTGCTGCGGCCGGGCGCCAGGCCGGTCGTCACGGGCCGCGGCGAGATGGCGGAGCTGACGAAGACGTTCAACTCGATGCTCGACCGTCTGGAGGCCGAGCGTGCCACCAGCAGCGGCCGGGTGCTTTCCGCGCAGGAGTCCGAGCGGCGGCGCGTCGCCCAGGAGCTCCACGACGAGATCGGCCAGACCCTCACCGCCGTTCTGCTGCAGATCAAACACGCCGCCGACCGCGCCGAGGAGCCCGTACGGGGGGACCTCCACCAGGCGCAGGAGACCGTGCGGGCCAGCCTGGACGAGATCCGGCGCATCGCCCGGAGGCTGCGGCCGGGGGTGCTGGAGGAGCTGGGCCTCCACAGCGCCCTGCGGGCCCTGGCCGCGGAATTCACCACCCCGGGCCTGGACGTGCGGCTGCACATCGGCCCCGGGCTTCCGTCTCTGGACCATGTGACCGAACTGGTCTTCTACCGCGTGGCCCAGGAAGGGCTCACCAACACGGCCCGTCACTCCGGCGCGGGCCAGGTGGAACTGCACCTGCGGACCCTGCCTGCCGGCGGTGTGGGGCTGCTCGTGCGGGACGACGGCAAGGGCATCGGCAGTGCCCCCGAGGGCGCCGGTATCCGCGGCATGCGCGAACGCGCCCTGCTGATCGGCGCCGACCTGACCGTGGGCCCGGGCCGGAACGGCGGTACGGAGGTACGGCTCGACGTCACCGACCCGAAGGGGAACGCCCGATGA
- a CDS encoding extracellular catalytic domain type 1 short-chain-length polyhydroxyalkanoate depolymerase translates to MFLSLFALLLGLLPAPAQAASLTEVTGFGSNPGNLQMFRYVPDGLPAGRPLVVALHGCTQSAAAYDNETGWTRWADQWGFALLLPQQRSANNANSCFNWFQSADFSRGQGEALSVKQMTDRMAADHGTDRSRVYVTGLSAGGAMTAVMAASYPDVFAGAAVVAGVPFDCARTVAAAFGCMSPGSDLGARQWGDKVRAAYPSYTGPYPVMAVWHGTADGTVAPMNMNELVEQWADVHGTDTVADVSDTVQGHPHKVYRGSGGRAVVESYSLTGMGHGQPVDPGSGEAQCGIAGAYVLDANICGSYWIGRSWGLAAPDGGGTLPAPSAPSVAAVSDASVSLTWGAVAGAASYRVLRDGAVAGTPSSTSFTDAGLSPGTTYTYTVSAVDGGGSAGAPSAPVRVTTTGAPHACHTDNNYNHVAAGRAHQVLGTVYANGSGQNMGLYNVFVTHTLEEVSPGHFVIADSGCPS, encoded by the coding sequence CTGTTCCTGTCCCTGTTCGCACTCCTCCTGGGCCTTCTCCCGGCTCCGGCACAGGCCGCGAGTCTGACGGAGGTGACCGGCTTCGGCTCCAACCCCGGCAATCTGCAGATGTTCCGGTACGTTCCCGACGGTCTGCCGGCGGGCCGCCCGCTCGTGGTCGCCCTGCACGGCTGCACCCAGTCCGCCGCCGCGTACGACAACGAGACGGGCTGGACGCGCTGGGCGGACCAGTGGGGTTTCGCGCTGCTGCTCCCGCAGCAGCGGTCCGCCAACAACGCCAACTCCTGCTTCAACTGGTTCCAGTCGGCCGACTTCTCACGCGGTCAGGGCGAGGCGCTGTCCGTGAAGCAGATGACCGACCGGATGGCGGCCGACCACGGCACGGACCGCTCCCGGGTGTACGTGACGGGTCTGTCGGCCGGCGGCGCGATGACCGCGGTGATGGCCGCCTCCTACCCGGACGTCTTCGCCGGGGCGGCGGTCGTCGCCGGCGTCCCCTTCGACTGCGCCCGTACCGTCGCCGCTGCGTTCGGCTGTATGAGCCCGGGCTCCGACCTCGGCGCACGGCAGTGGGGCGACAAGGTCCGGGCGGCGTACCCGTCGTACACGGGCCCGTATCCGGTGATGGCGGTGTGGCACGGCACGGCGGACGGCACCGTGGCGCCGATGAACATGAACGAGCTCGTCGAGCAGTGGGCCGACGTGCACGGGACGGACACGGTCGCGGACGTCAGCGACACGGTGCAGGGCCATCCGCACAAGGTGTACCGAGGCAGCGGCGGCCGGGCCGTTGTGGAGTCGTACTCCCTGACCGGCATGGGGCACGGGCAGCCGGTCGATCCCGGCAGCGGGGAAGCCCAGTGCGGGATCGCCGGCGCGTACGTGCTGGACGCCAACATCTGCGGCTCCTACTGGATCGGCCGTTCCTGGGGGCTCGCCGCTCCGGACGGCGGCGGCACGCTGCCCGCGCCGTCCGCACCGTCCGTCGCGGCGGTCTCGGACGCGTCGGTCTCCCTGACGTGGGGCGCCGTCGCGGGTGCGGCCTCGTACCGGGTCCTGCGCGACGGGGCCGTGGCCGGCACCCCGTCGTCGACCTCGTTCACCGACGCGGGTCTCTCCCCCGGCACGACGTACACGTACACCGTCTCGGCCGTGGACGGGGGCGGTTCCGCCGGCGCGCCGTCGGCCCCGGTGCGGGTGACGACGACGGGTGCGCCCCACGCCTGCCACACCGACAACAACTACAACCATGTGGCCGCCGGCCGTGCCCATCAGGTCCTCGGCACGGTCTACGCCAACGGTTCCGGTCAGAACATGGGGCTGTACAACGTCTTCGTCACCCACACCCTCGAGGAGGTCTCCCCCGGCCACTTCGTGATCGCCGATTCGGGCTGCCCCTCCTGA